The genomic DNA ACCCGCAACATCCGGGTCGGCTCGGGCGGCATCATGCTGCCGAACCACGCGCCGCTGATGGTGGCCGAGCGCTTCCGGGTGCTGGAGGCCCTGTTCCCGGGCCGGATCGACCTGGGTCTCGGGCGCGCGCCCGGCACCGACGGCCTCACCGCGCGGGCGCTGCGCCGCCGGGAAGCGCCGGGGGAGGGCGGGGACGACTTCCTCGACCGCCTGCAGGAGCTGCTGTTCTGGGACGGCGGCTTTCCGGAGGGGCACCCGTTCGCGCGGATCGAGGCGAGCCCCGCGGGGGTGCCGCTGCCGCCGATCTTCCTGCTCGGCTCCTCCGACTACAGCGCCCGCCTCGCTGGCGAGATCGGCTGCGGCTTCGGCTTCGCGCAGCACTTCTCCGGGATGCCCGCGGAGCCGCCGATGCTGGACTACCGGACCCGGTTCCGGCCGACGCGGCTCGGCGCGAAGCCCCACGCGATCCTGGCGGTGGCGGCGATCTGCGCCGCCACGGACGCGGAGGCCGAGCGCCTCGCCTCCAGCGCGCGGCTCGCGACGCTGCGGCGGGAGCGCGGCGAGTACCGGCCTCTGCCGAGCCTCGCCGAGGCGCTGGACTACCCGTATTCCGACGGCGAGCGGGTGCAGATCGAGCGCGGCCGCGACCGCCTGCACGTGGGCGGCCCCGAGACCCTGCGGGCCCGGCTCGCCGACATGGTCGCGCGCACGCAGGCCGACGAGCTGATGATCGTCTCGGCGATCCCCGACCAGGCGGCGCGCCACGACTCCTACGCGCTGCTGGCGCGGGCCTGGGGACTCGGCGCCGCCTCACAGGCGGCCTGAGCCGTCACTCGCCCCCGCCGCGGGCGCTGGCGGCGGCGAGGCCGGCCGTGCAGGCTCCCCCCGGTTCACGCCCGCGACCAGACGGGCCGACCGGAGGAGAGGCAGCATGGGCAACCGACGCGAATTCCTGACCGCCACGGCCGCGGGCCTCGCCGCCGCCGCCGCGGCGCCGGCCCGGGCCGCCGAGGAGCGCACGGCGGCTCCGAAATCCACGCCGGCGGGGGCGCCGCCCTTCGGCATGCCCCGCGACATGGTCCTCCTCAACATGCGCCGCGGCGACGGCTACGCCCTGGGCGTGAAGACGAAGGACGGCGTTCTCGACGTCGAGGCCGCCGGCCGGGCGCTCGGGATGCCGGTCCCCGCCGACATGGACGACCTTCTCCAGAACGGGCGCGGCCCGGCCCTGCGCGCCCTGATCGACGCGGTCGAGGCCGCGCCCGACGGGCGCTTCGTGCTGGCGGAAGCCGACGTCGCCTACGCGCCGGTGGTCACGCGGCCCGAGAAGATCATCATGATGGGCTTCAACTACCGCCACCACGCGGAGGAGACCGGCACGCCGATCCCCAAGGACCCGCCGCTGTTCAACAAGTACAACAACGCCCTGAACCACCACGGCGGCACGATCGCGCTGCCGACTCAGGCGGCGCGGGAATTCGACTACGAGACCGAGCTGGTGATGGTGTTCGGCCGCGAGTGCCGGAACGTGTCCGAGGCGGACGCCCTCGATTATCTCGCCGGCTACTGCACGGGCAACGATTTCAGCGCCCGGGACCTCCAGACGCTGACCTCGCAGTTCATGATCGCAAGACCTCGGACGGGTTCGCGCCGCTCGGCCCCTACCTGGTGACCGCCGACCGGGTGAAGGACCCGAACAACCTCAAGCTCAAGACGCTGGTCAACGGCCGGGTGCGCCAGGACTGGAGCACCGACGACATGATCTTCAACTGCCGCCAGCTGATCAGCTTCGCGTCGAGGGTGATGACCCTGAAGCCGGGGGACATCTTCTACACCGGGACCCCGCAGGGGGTGATCTTCGGCGAGAAGATCCCGCGCAAGGACCGCGCGTGGCTGAAACCCGGCGACGAGGTCGTGTCCGAGCTGGAAGGGCTCGGTGAGCTGCGCTTCAGGCTGGTCTGATCCGTCGTCCGAGCGGTGCGACCCGCACCGTCATCACGAGCGCAGCGACGTGACCCAGGGCAGCGCGACGGCAGGTGTCGTCGCGCCGGCCGGATCGCTTCGCTCCGCTCGCGAGGACGGCACTGTCGCAGCCATCACCCGTGAACGGCCCGGGTGCTGGGACCGTCCTCAGCGCCCGAACAGGCGACCGAGACGGGCGAGGAAGCCGCCCCCGTCCGCGGGCTTCGCACCGGGCGTCGCCGCCTGCGCGGCCCCCGCCTTCGGCGCCAGGACCAGCCCGAGGGCCGCCGTATCGGTGGTCTCGCGGTCGATCAGGATCAGGCTGCCGGTCTCGCGGTTCTCCGCGTACGGGTCCACCGCCACCGGCCGGTCGAAGCGCAGGCTCACGTCGGCGATGTCGTTCGCCGACAGGCGCTCGGCCGGGCCGGGCCTGCCGGTCTCGGGATCGATCCGCGAGGCGATCCGCTCCACGGTCGCGGTGACCGTGGCGGTGCCGATCTTGGCGAGCAGGCTCGCGCCCGGGCTGAGATCGGTCTCGGCCGCCCAGAACAGGCGCGCGTCGAGGGTCTCGGTGACCCGCATCGGCGCGTCGGTGGCCACGATCACCTGCCCGCGGGAGGCGTCGATCTGGTCGGCCAGCACCAGGGTCACCGACTCGTCCTCGCCGGCCTCGGGCAGGTCGCCGTCGGCGGTGTAGATCCGCGCCACCGTGGAGGTCCGGCCGGAGGGCTGGACCGTCACCGAATCGCCCGGCCGCACCCGGCCGCTGGCGATCCGGCCGCTGTAGCCGCGGAACTCGGAATTGGGCCGGTTGACCCACTGCACCGCCATCCGGAACGGCGCGTTCAGTGCCTCCGCGCGGACCGGCACGGTCTCGAGGTAGTGGAGCAGGGTGCCGCCCGTGTACCAGGGCGCCGCGACGCCCGCGTCCACGACGTTGTCGCCGTTCTTGGCCGAGAGCGGGATCGCCTTGACCTCGGAGAAATTCAGCCCGCGGGCGAAGTCCGAGAACCCCGACACGATGCCGTCGAAGGTGCCCTGCGCCCAGC from Methylobacterium oryzae includes the following:
- a CDS encoding LLM class flavin-dependent oxidoreductase, whose translation is MTPLSVLDLSFVSADSTPARALHDTLALARHVDNLGYRRYWLAEHHALPNVASPAPEIMIGQIAAATRNIRVGSGGIMLPNHAPLMVAERFRVLEALFPGRIDLGLGRAPGTDGLTARALRRREAPGEGGDDFLDRLQELLFWDGGFPEGHPFARIEASPAGVPLPPIFLLGSSDYSARLAGEIGCGFGFAQHFSGMPAEPPMLDYRTRFRPTRLGAKPHAILAVAAICAATDAEAERLASSARLATLRRERGEYRPLPSLAEALDYPYSDGERVQIERGRDRLHVGGPETLRARLADMVARTQADELMIVSAIPDQAARHDSYALLARAWGLGAASQAA
- a CDS encoding fumarylacetoacetate hydrolase family protein, with protein sequence MGNRREFLTATAAGLAAAAAAPARAAEERTAAPKSTPAGAPPFGMPRDMVLLNMRRGDGYALGVKTKDGVLDVEAAGRALGMPVPADMDDLLQNGRGPALRALIDAVEAAPDGRFVLAEADVAYAPVVTRPEKIIMMGFNYRHHAEETGTPIPKDPPLFNKYNNALNHHGGTIALPTQAAREFDYETELVMVFGRECRNVSEADALDYLAGYCTGNDFSARDLQTLTSQFMIARPRTGSRRSAPTW
- a CDS encoding fumarylacetoacetate hydrolase family protein — protein: MTADRVKDPNNLKLKTLVNGRVRQDWSTDDMIFNCRQLISFASRVMTLKPGDIFYTGTPQGVIFGEKIPRKDRAWLKPGDEVVSELEGLGELRFRLV
- the cysN gene encoding sulfate adenylyltransferase subunit CysN — encoded protein: MTLHQAPTAFTDRASGYAAFLTAHRNKAVLRFIACGSVDDGKSTLIGRLLHDTKQIFDDQISALQRDSRKHGTQGQEMDLALLVDGLQAEREQGITIDVAYRFFSTDKRSFIVADTPGHEQYTRNMATGASTADVAVILVDARQGLTRQTRRHALLVSNLGIRRVVLAVNKMDLAGWAQGTFDGIVSGFSDFARGLNFSEVKAIPLSAKNGDNVVDAGVAAPWYTGGTLLHYLETVPVRAEALNAPFRMAVQWVNRPNSEFRGYSGRIASGRVRPGDSVTVQPSGRTSTVARIYTADGDLPEAGEDESVTLVLADQIDASRGQVIVATDAPMRVTETLDARLFWAAETDLSPGASLLAKIGTATVTATVERIASRIDPETGRPGPAERLSANDIADVSLRFDRPVAVDPYAENRETGSLILIDRETTDTAALGLVLAPKAGAAQAATPGAKPADGGGFLARLGRLFGR